The genomic segment AACCCCAACTTAATATTAATTAGCCACGCTCATCAAGACCATATCGGGGCATTACCAACATTCCACAAAATGTTTCCAGCTTGCCCGATGATTTGTACTGTAGGAACCAGACAAATAGCCGATGTAATGTTAACAGACTGCCTGAAGATTCAACAGCATAACGAAGATTTTCAGGAGTTATTTGATGAAAATGACTTAAATCAAACAATATTTCAATTACAAACCAAACCTGTTGGGGTAGATTTTGAACCGTTACCTGGATTAAAAGTGCGGTTTATTCATGCAGGGCATATCTTAGGGGCAGCTTGTATTTATATCAGGTACGGTGAGCGAAGTCTGTTATATACAGGTGATTACAACACTTCTAACAGTAGAACAACAGATGGACTAAGACTAGCTGATTTGCCAGAAGCCGATATGTTGATTACTGAATCAACTTATGGCGCTGATAATCACCCCAACCGTAAAACCCAAGAACAGGAATTACTTAAAGCAGTTGCAGAAGTAGTGTCTAAGGGCGGTAATGTACTAATTCCAGCATTTGCATTAGGACGCGCCCAAGAGATTATCTTAGCAATTCGTACCAGTGCCTTATTTCATAAGCTTAATATCCCTGTATATGTAGATGGCTTAGTGCGGGCGGTTACGGATGTATTCATTGAAAATATCAACTTATTACCTGCCAGCATACAAAATTTTGCACTTCAATCAGAACCCTTCTTTAACCCTGATAGTCATCCTCCCATCATTCCCATTGCTCATCCGAAAGAACGACCACTGGCAATAGCCAAACCTTCTGTAATCATTGCTAGTTCTGGAATGCTATCTGGTGGAGCTAGTGTTTATTATGCCACCACGTTATTAGAAAGAGATAACGCGGCTGTTTTTATTTCTGGTTATACCGATGAGGAGAGTCCAGGTCGTTTTCTGCAAGGGTTGCAGCAGGGTGATGAAATTGAATTTAATAATAAAAAGTTAGTAGTTAAAGCAGATATTCGACGTTTTAACTTATCAGGACACGCTGATAAAGTCGGGTTGACGCAAGTGATTAATCGAGTTAATCCTAAGCATCTAATTCTCATTCATGGTTCCATGAATGCTTTACATGAATTATCCAGAGCCAGCGACCTGAAAGCCAAACATTTAATCCATATTCCTAATGTTGGTGAAGTGATTGAATATGGGACTGTACCTGAACAGGTTTCACCACTCCAGTTAGCTAAGTTGCACCATAAAACTGAGTTTGAAGTTAAGATTGCTGCGGAATATGATGGAGCTTGGATCAAGATTCCTGCTGATATTATTGATACTGACCCACGTTGGCATCACTTTTCCGAGACAGGAATGCTCAAAGCTAAATGGGATGGGATTGCTTTGAAACTTATTCCAATTATGCAGCATCATCTTAATGTTGAAGCAGCAGCTTTATCTGGTGTTGACTGTTGTGCTACTTGTAAATTCTTTCAGAAAAAGTGCTGTACTTCTCCTGATAGCCCTTTGTATGAATTGCAGGTAGATCCTCATGGTAAATGCCTAGAGTTTGTGAGTGAGAATAAAGAAGTCGAAATACCAGATACAGAAGTCATCTAGGAGATTCTCTCTCATTAGTTTAATATGAACGATTAAAGCGATCGCACTCTCCTCATTTCTTCTTGTCCCCTCGTCCCCTCGTCCCCCTGCTCCATATTCCCTGCGGAATAAATAAATCTTTAACGTCAATTAATACTAAAGGTAGATTAAATGCAACTGAGAGAGTATCAAGTTGAATGGATTAACCAAATTTGGGCAGCTTGGAATCAAGGAAATAGAAGTGTTTTAGCACAATTAGCTACAGGTGCTGGTAAGACTGTTTGTTTTGCTGTAATTAGTAGATATTTTTTAGAACAGGGCAAACAAATTTTAATTATTGCTCATCGGGTCGAGTTAATCTACCAAGCCGCAGAAAAACTGGCGCAAGTAACTCAAGTCCCAATTGGAATTATTAAGCACGGAATTGAGCCTAATAATTATGCCATGATTCAAGTGGCATCTATTCAAACTCTCGCTACTAGAAAAATCCTGCCCAAAAACATTGGTTTATTGGTAATTGATGAAGCTCATCATGCTAGTGCAGCAACATATCGTAAACTAATTAACCATTACCAAGATGCCCAAGTCCTGGGTGTAACAGCTACTCCACAAAGAATTGACGGGCAGGGTTTTGAAGATTTATTCAATGTGTTAGTGGTGGGTGAATCAACACTGGATTTAATTCGCGATCGCTATTTATGTCAATATCGCTTGTTTGCCACACAAAATAATATTGATACTTATGCTGTACATAGATATGGTCAAAAATATGGTGGTGATTTTAGCTCTAGGGATTTAGCCTTAGCTGTCAATAGCCAAGTTAGTGTGGGAGATATTTATGACAATTATATTAAGTTTGCTATCAAGAAACAAACGATTATTTATGCTGCTAGTGTTGAGCATAGTCGGGCTATCGCCCAATATTTTAGTAGCAAAGGAATCGTTGCAGAACATTTGGATGGACGGACACCAGCACCTACCCGTGCAGCTATTTTAAAGCGATTTCAATCAAAATTAACTCAAGTTATTACCAATTATGAAATTCTGACTGAAGGTTATGACTGTGGGGAGATTGAGTGTATTTATTGTGTACGTCCAACGCTATCTTTGACTTTATGGCTGCAAATGATTGGGCGGGGGCTAAGAATTAGCGATAATAACAAAGTTTTGACAATTATTGATTTAACTGATAATTGGAAGCGACATGGCTTACCTGATGATTTCCATCATTGGAGTTTAAAACCAACAAGTGCTTCCCAAAATCGTGGAGCAGTTTGTTGTGAACACTGCACTCATGTATTCTACAAGCCAGATTCGCTTCAGCCATATATGGCTGAGGTTGATCAAGATGGATGGTTGATTAAACATTATCAAATACCTTGTCCAGCTTGTGGAGTAATTTGTTACTTGACAAGGCGTGAAGATGATGCTTCTTCTGAACGAATTTATGTGCGTCTTAAACCAGGAATTATTCCAGAAATATCTGAGATTGATTTAAGAACTAACCAGTCAATTGTTATGGCTGTGCGGGCGTGGTTAAGACAAGAAAAACCCGATGCTAATAATGTTTACAAGGCTTTGTTTAAACACTTTATTACTACACTAGACAAGTTTACTTTAGGAGATTGGAGGGAAATTGTAAAACTTATTAATAAAAGTGAGGAAAATACGACTAAGTTAGCATGGGAACTTTACCAAGAAGGGAGGCTCAAATATCACGCTAGAGTAGCAGCACTTATTGCTATAGAGAAAAGGAATGCCCAAGTTAAGAATCAAGTCAGCAGTGACACAATTGGCACTTCAGTAACAGGAAAAGTCCAAGTAGGTAATCAGATACTTCAAAAACAGTACGAACAACAATGGCGTAATGCCATTAATAGTTGTCAGGAGACAACGCAGGAATTTCTGATGGAATATACTGGTTTATTCAATGTGCAGTTTATTGGGTCATATAATGTGAATATTTCGTTGGAAGTTGAGAATATTCCTGAGTTGAAAACTGTGATGCGTTCGATTAACGAGTCGGAACTTACTTCGGCTTTTGGCAAGGCTTTTGCTAAAAAGGCTGCTGTGATGTTTCGCCTTAAATGATTCTTAGAAATAAAAATCTGTTGTAGTAGTGAAAGCTGTTTGTAGTAGTGAAGGCTAATTAATATTCAAAGCTGTTTTAACTACTGATTCCAAGTGATAAAATAGACCCCTTTTCCCCATCGTCTCTAATTATTAAAGGGCGATAGCCCTATTGTTAGCCGTTGCCACTGTGGGTATTAGCTAGAGAGAGCCAATCTAGAATTGATCAATAAATCAAGAAAATGACCACAGCCTCCTCACTACCCCTAATGGACAGTTGACGACAACGTTCTCAATATGCGAACATAATAGAGTCATAAACTTCTCTTCTATGCATCTGATAACAAGACCTAGACTTCTAGAGGATGCTGAAGGATTTCCCAAGGATATCCAAAAGGAAGTAAGAGCATGGTGTAGCGTTGTTAAGAAAGCTGAATGGCAGTGTCTAGATGATATACGCTCAACTTATTCTCGCTCTGTAGACAAAGTGGGAAATTTTTTAGTTTTTAACATTAAAACTTGCCGCTTAATCGTCGGATTTAATTACGAATCTCAAACTCTTTACTACAAATATTTTCTCACTCACGATGAATATGATCAAGAGGAGTGGAAGAACGATCCCTACTTCAAGAAAGTCGAGAAAGAATAAATAGAAAACCTGGCTGGGACTCCTGCCCCACCCTACCCACAAACGAAGATAAGTAGATTGATTTAGTATTATGAATATCACTTTAGATAGAGCCACCTACGGATCGCTTCTCGCGGAATATCAGCCTCAAATAATTACTAATGATGACGAGTACAATCGTGCCATTGAATCCATAGAGCGTCTGATGCAGCGTGATGAACTGACAAGAGAGGAAGTCTCTCTATTGAAACTGTTGTCTACGCTGGTTGAGACTTATGAAGATCATCAATTTCCTTTAGAATCATCTCCACAGGAAATCTTGTTACACCTTATGGAGGTAGGCTCCCTCAAACAGGTAGATTTGGTTGGGATTATTGGCTCCAAGGGTGTTGTATCAGATTTAGTCAACGGTAAAAGATCGATTAGCAAAACACAAGCCAAAGCTCTGGGAGAATTTTTCAATGTTTCTCCTGCCCTTTTCATCTAATCCTCTGATCATACTAACTATCCGTTTTAGGTCTAGTACGATAAGGAACCTTGAGTTTCCCTACCGCTTTCATCTTGACTTCTTCTCCTCGCCTGTCATAAAGGGCAGTTGTAGCAGGATTAGCATGACCTGCGAGTTTTTGTACAGTTAATAAATCAGCACCAGAATCCAACAAATCTGAGATAAAAGTTCTGCGTAAATCATGGGGGGCTGCACGCTCAATACCAGCTTCAGACGCGCGTTTAATTAACATATTCATCACCACTTGGTCACTCATCTGCCTAATAGTAATTCTGCCCGCCGAATTAACTGGACATAATAACGCCCCAGGCTCACTTCCTCTAATTACTAACCAATCTTCTACAGACTCTTTAGCACCAGGAGGTAAATAAGTAATTCGGTCTTGATTACCCTTTCCCCGACGTACAATTAAAGCCCCAGTTATGGGGTTAAAGTCAGATAGGCTCATTCCTACCACTTCCGCACGTCGTAACCCCGCCATCAAAATAGCAATCATAGCTGCATCCCTTAACCCTGCTGGTGTTGGGTCAAGAATGCACACTTCAATCAACTTAGAAATTTCCTCGTTTGTCAGAGC from the Crinalium epipsammum PCC 9333 genome contains:
- a CDS encoding INTS11 family MBL fold metallo-hydrolase translates to MLNNFEMIVTGELHEDKLIVQGEKYKIKGSCNYTGTQQWRVVPATDSNGIISSLQIVGINESGDADSCKFLGRVVEYSKAGRILFKITRPGEKTLRITLIGGSPSIKPGQLLEVSAVLNCQQLQIIQVENTEIELDDVENALKPIDIEVNAATPLPELVNAVNQLKNKKLEFVAQAKAALENHTGIAQWNLATPVKRGKFFEWEVDQHGLNARVRVNEHTGIAQVWEFSTNNQIPLELEPDLEQDKLSVTPLGAARGIGASCFRVLIGPYEIVLDAGTRPKGDKPLPAFEYLRNPNLILISHAHQDHIGALPTFHKMFPACPMICTVGTRQIADVMLTDCLKIQQHNEDFQELFDENDLNQTIFQLQTKPVGVDFEPLPGLKVRFIHAGHILGAACIYIRYGERSLLYTGDYNTSNSRTTDGLRLADLPEADMLITESTYGADNHPNRKTQEQELLKAVAEVVSKGGNVLIPAFALGRAQEIILAIRTSALFHKLNIPVYVDGLVRAVTDVFIENINLLPASIQNFALQSEPFFNPDSHPPIIPIAHPKERPLAIAKPSVIIASSGMLSGGASVYYATTLLERDNAAVFISGYTDEESPGRFLQGLQQGDEIEFNNKKLVVKADIRRFNLSGHADKVGLTQVINRVNPKHLILIHGSMNALHELSRASDLKAKHLIHIPNVGEVIEYGTVPEQVSPLQLAKLHHKTEFEVKIAAEYDGAWIKIPADIIDTDPRWHHFSETGMLKAKWDGIALKLIPIMQHHLNVEAAALSGVDCCATCKFFQKKCCTSPDSPLYELQVDPHGKCLEFVSENKEVEIPDTEVI
- a CDS encoding DEAD/DEAH box helicase, with translation MQLREYQVEWINQIWAAWNQGNRSVLAQLATGAGKTVCFAVISRYFLEQGKQILIIAHRVELIYQAAEKLAQVTQVPIGIIKHGIEPNNYAMIQVASIQTLATRKILPKNIGLLVIDEAHHASAATYRKLINHYQDAQVLGVTATPQRIDGQGFEDLFNVLVVGESTLDLIRDRYLCQYRLFATQNNIDTYAVHRYGQKYGGDFSSRDLALAVNSQVSVGDIYDNYIKFAIKKQTIIYAASVEHSRAIAQYFSSKGIVAEHLDGRTPAPTRAAILKRFQSKLTQVITNYEILTEGYDCGEIECIYCVRPTLSLTLWLQMIGRGLRISDNNKVLTIIDLTDNWKRHGLPDDFHHWSLKPTSASQNRGAVCCEHCTHVFYKPDSLQPYMAEVDQDGWLIKHYQIPCPACGVICYLTRREDDASSERIYVRLKPGIIPEISEIDLRTNQSIVMAVRAWLRQEKPDANNVYKALFKHFITTLDKFTLGDWREIVKLINKSEENTTKLAWELYQEGRLKYHARVAALIAIEKRNAQVKNQVSSDTIGTSVTGKVQVGNQILQKQYEQQWRNAINSCQETTQEFLMEYTGLFNVQFIGSYNVNISLEVENIPELKTVMRSINESELTSAFGKAFAKKAAVMFRLK
- a CDS encoding type II toxin-antitoxin system HigB family toxin: MHLITRPRLLEDAEGFPKDIQKEVRAWCSVVKKAEWQCLDDIRSTYSRSVDKVGNFLVFNIKTCRLIVGFNYESQTLYYKYFLTHDEYDQEEWKNDPYFKKVEKE
- a CDS encoding helix-turn-helix domain-containing protein, whose product is MNITLDRATYGSLLAEYQPQIITNDDEYNRAIESIERLMQRDELTREEVSLLKLLSTLVETYEDHQFPLESSPQEILLHLMEVGSLKQVDLVGIIGSKGVVSDLVNGKRSISKTQAKALGEFFNVSPALFI
- a CDS encoding tyrosine-type recombinase/integrase; this encodes MNEINVNNISVIPHELAVSIPSPLTSHPAAVYLSQLAPSSRRTMRQALNAIAQLLTAGQCDVMTLDWSKLRYQHTAALRSVFMEKYAPATANRMLCALRRVLKEARRLKLIDSEDYADSSDISTIRGSRLPRGRALTNEEISKLIEVCILDPTPAGLRDAAMIAILMAGLRRAEVVGMSLSDFNPITGALIVRRGKGNQDRITYLPPGAKESVEDWLVIRGSEPGALLCPVNSAGRITIRQMSDQVVMNMLIKRASEAGIERAAPHDLRRTFISDLLDSGADLLTVQKLAGHANPATTALYDRRGEEVKMKAVGKLKVPYRTRPKTDS